A single region of the Strigops habroptila isolate Jane chromosome 3, bStrHab1.2.pri, whole genome shotgun sequence genome encodes:
- the LOC115605941 gene encoding WAS/WASL-interacting protein family member 1-like isoform X2, whose translation MARPPRTDTPSGSTHTHPSPSPRPAGNLPPRAAGSPPPPSPFSNWGRYHTQPHQRGCRPLRQVQARRAGRGWDPGRSRGGGVPLPRRLPERFPPSAQRCFIISCPSCDARRPLYGNLKGTFMRRRTPPNGPTESKRRAAPLTANRPHLLTPYRPQPCGSRLTLMPLTCTISRRRDRSRPDRPHRPDPGIVGRSPLKKKQAGAGI comes from the exons ATGGCGCGGCCGCCGCGCACCGACACCCCCTcaggcagcacacacacacacccctccccaAGCCCGCGTCCCGCCGGTAACTTACCTCCGAGAGCGGCCggttctcctcctcctccttctcccttctccaacTGGGGACGGTACCACACGCAGCCCCATCAGCGGGGCTGCCGGCCGCTGAGACAGGTGCAggcgcggcgggcgggccgGGGTTGGGACCCGGGGCGGTCCCGGGGAGGGGGGGTACCGCttccccgccgcctccccgaACGCTTCCCTCCCTCCGCACAACGTTGTTTCATTATATCATGTCCATCATGTGACGCCCGGAGGCCTCTCTATGGAAACTTAAAGGGGACTTTCATGCGACGACGGACACCGCCGAACGGACCCACCGAGAGTAAACGCCGGGCCGCCCCGCTAACCGCAAATCGCCCGCATCTCCTCACGCCCTACCGCCCTCAGCCTTGCGGGTCAAG GTTGACGCTGATGCCCCTCACATGTACCATCAGCCGCAGGAGGGACCGGAGCCGCCCGGACAGACCTCACAGGCCCGATCCTGGTATTGTCGGCAG